Genomic DNA from Podospora pseudoanserina strain CBS 124.78 chromosome 4, whole genome shotgun sequence:
ACCCCTACCCAACACCAGAAGGTGCCTAGATACTCTTCTTGACATCCAAACAGGGCCACATCATTGGTAGCTCCCCTTGCCAGCCTAGTGCCAGCCCTTTTCATGTTTATCGTCAAAATGTTGTAGAATCACGAAAATTACACTGCATGAGAGATAGAGCAGGCAGGTGGCCCATCGCTTGGGGAGCATCCATCATCTGATGCCCGGATCACTTCATCCGAGTCCTGGACCAGAAGGTGCACTTGGCTCATCTGTAGGACAATCTATCCCAGATAGTGCCACGGCATTGGGCCCAGGCCGTTACAGCAGTCGTCGCACATATAAAACGCGGGATTAATGCCGGATATGCGGCCATGTGTCACTCACTCTATGTAGAGCTGTTGATTTGTGGGCAACTGCCGGGCTTGGCGGCGGATAGATAGATTACCTGCCCTTTCTGGCCCATGACGCCAAATGGACCTGTGATATCGTGTAAACGGGAACACGCGGTGAACTACCTATGCTTGCCTTGGTAGGTACTCGAGTTCCTGCAATGTTCCCAGGTATAAGAATGCCAAGAGGAGACCACATGGTTGCCCACatgagcttctccttggctACATCGATCCAGCTGGGCTACATCAATCTCTGAGCTGTCACGTCAAGCTGGTTGCGGTACCAAAAAGTCTTGTGACTGCTATAAATTTTTCCTGGCGTCCAGTGTATACCTTATACGTCCTTATCATCGCCACATTTGTCGCACACACGGACGGGACGCACACCACGCGCGATGCTGACACCAAAGAAGACACTTGCTGTCATGGCAATCTTTGCTGCCATCGCGGCAGCGAAGGAGCTTCCGGTGAATCTGGAGCTCAAGGCCGAGCTCTATGACAGTGGTATCCGCCACGAGCAAATCATGGCTCTCAAAAATGTCAGTTTCTGTCCTTATCAATAAATACGAACATCCCCTAACACAAGTCTAAGCGTGTCTGGAGTGAGTTCGAAGCCCAAGGTGCCTACGACTCCCGCCAGTACAAAAAGTTTTCCGTCAAAAAGGCCAGCGACTTCTACGCCTGCACCAACGGCTTTGCGACCTACATCCCCAACGACTCACGCTACAGGTTCAGGTGCAAGGAGCTCGACTTGTACGACTTCAAGACCCATGCCGAGCTAGGGAGCACTCAAGGTAGGGGGGCCGGATCATGGGGTTGGACCTCCCCTGACGGAAGAGAATTCGTCGCCATTGCCCAGTTGGACGGGACCTCGTTTGCCGAGGTAACCAAGCAAGGCAAGCTGGTGTACCTTGGTCGTCTCCCACAATACATCACTGCTGAACCGTCTTTGTGGAGAGAGATCAAGGGGTACAAGAGTTACATTGTTATTGGTAGCGAGGCGGAGAAACACGGAGTCCAGATATTCGACTTGGCCAAGTTGCTAACCGTTGACCCGGCAAGTCCCGTGGTCTTCTCCAACCAGAAGGACCTGgcaggatggtggggagatGCCTTGCCTATTGGGCGATCGCATAATGTCTTGACCAACGAGGAGCTGAACTACGGTGTGGCTGTGGGATTCCAGCCCAGGAACTCGACATACAAGGCagggttgttgttcttcGACCTGACGGACCCTGCAAACCCAACCACACTTGGTGGGTCTGGTGCGGACGGCTATGTGCACGATGCCCAGTGCTTGGTGTATCGTGGTCCGGATGAGAAGCATGTTGGCAAAGATATCTGCTATGGGTATAATGAGGATGCGTTGACGATGTGAGTGTTTTGCCAAGTCTCGCACGGTTGGGAGGATCCTGACAGATCACTAGCTACGACGTAaccgacaagaagaacatcaccatcatatccaccacctcctacGAAGGCGCCAGCTATACCCACCAGGGATGGGTCTTGGACACCCAGTGGCAACAATATATCATTGCTGACGATGAATACGACGAAGTCGACGCACGCGGTCCTGCACGTGAAGGCTACCCCGTCTCGTACATCTGGGACATCAGCTCGCTCGAGAAACCGAAGCAGACGGGACACTACAAGCATCTGAGAAAGGGAATCGACCATAACCAGTTTGTCAAAGATGGCTTCTCGTACCAGAGCAATTACGCCCTTGGCATCAGCGTGCTGGATTTAAGGTCTGTGCCAAGAGATCCCACCGGCAAAGGAATCAAGGAGGTGGCATACTTTGACACATACCCCGAGGACGATCACCTTCCCGGTGGTGGAAATGTCACATTCACTGGCACCTGGAGTCACTACCCCTTCTTGCCTAGCGGGTTCAttgtcatcaacaccatggaCCGTGGTGCATTTGTAGTGAAGAAGTCCAAGGGAGCGGCGTGGTAAAAGGTTTTGGTAGGTGTTGTTCGGTTACTAGGAAATCTTCTATCAGGGATATTCTGGAAGAACATGGTGAATATCTAGATGGCACAGATAGATTCATGAGGTACAAGTTGTAAATTGCTAGCCAGTGTCTTGTCCCAAAGTTGTACCTGTTACATAACTACCCACTCTACCCTCCATGCTGTTCTTTTTTATcgcccccccttcttctcgctTTCCCGCCGAGAAAAAGTCAAACGTCCAACGCCATCCAACTCCCTCGACCCAGTCATCTCAGACAACATCTCGGGATAACACCCCCCTAAGCCCAAGTCGATCGCTTGCAACACCGGTTTGCACCCTTGGAAAACCACGCGACCGTCATCCACATGCTATGTCCAATGTTCCTGTAACAGCTGTTCAAGTCGCCGCTTGTTTTCCGCTGTCACCGCCAGCCGGTAACCGAGCACCCATTTCCATAGCGCGGTCCCGCGAAGCACGGGTCTTTTTGGAAGCCACGGTCGGACACAGCGATAATATGGCAGTCGTGGGCGATGGTGCTGGTCGGTTCTTGTGGCTCCTGTGTTGAGGGTAAAGATTGCAGGAAAATGACTCGGGACGTAAAGAAGGCTCTCTAGTGCTTGGACATGGAGGCGAGAGCCAGTCTAGAGGGAAGGTTGGCCGCTTACATACATGTACCACTCAGCCCATTGACTTGCATGTCTGGCATCTTGACAATTTCATCGGCTGCAAAGCCGTGCTACGAAGACCGAACCGACAAGGTCCACCCAAATATGAGGCAAGTATGCCGAATTGGGGCTGAGGCACATCGATTTCTTCTCGCTTGTTCCAGGATTCAAAATGGTGAGCTCGGTTGTATTACGCAACTTAGGTATGCTGGGAGCCGCGTAAGTATCATTCCAAATCACCTCTAAAAGTGAGAATGCTGCCAGATTGAGAGAGTATATCAACTTGGTACCTATTGTTGGAAATCCCTCCATAGAAAAACATCAACGTAAGCAATAGCCTCCTCTTTGAGTAGTGCTGACAGCTTCCTCTGATGGCCGAGCCCTGGTCCTTGCTGTGTGAGCTGAATAGGCTGTTAGAACACAAGTAGGTGGTAGAATCATGACAAGGCCTGTACCCACCATGTTAGTGAGGTTATTGCGGTTGCCTGATGTGGTTGTGCTTGCCTTGCCAGGGAACCGCAATTGCATCAAAACATGTCAGAGCGATATCTTCATCACTCGCAGTAAGACTATAATGAGATGGCTGATGAGTATTGCTATATCGGCACTgtgttattttttttcttccatcCATATCCTGTCATTTAGTCATTGACCATCCCAGCCCAGTTGAGTTTCTTTTACATGAAGCTGTTAATAATCGTCACAGCCGTCGTGtacaccatccccaccaagCCCAGTACCACCATGGCAAGATCTCCAAGTTTGGCAGCCTTGGTTTCAGCCGCCCCCTTGTAGTGAAGCCAGGCTGGGTAGACGTAGACGAGCGGAACGCAAGCCGCACTCCCGATAAGTGCGACAAACTTGTCAAGATTTCCTGTTCCCAGCACCGAGATGACTCCACAAAGGCAAACCATGGCGAAGCGGAACCCGTTCTTGATCCACTTTGTCTTCAAACTCTTCTTGCCTGACTTGCGTCCAAAGATCTTGGTTTCGAGGATTCTGAGCGCGGGAAACAGCTGAACCGGCGTGCCGACCAGAATGGCAACCGAGTACAGGAACTGAATCGCGTTGACAAGCTTTGAATCTTGGGGAAAGTTGTTGATGATTTCGATCTGAGTGTCCAGACCAAAGGTGGCATAGCACAGGGCACCGACGCTTGTGAAAACGATAGTGATGATCAACATCACAACGCCCAGCAACCATTCGAACTTTTCCGGCCTGGCCATGCTCGACTGAATGGGCAAAATCAGGCCGATCCCTTCAAATGTGAAAATGGCCGACCCAACCATCATGGTGTACCTATCCGGGTTGAACATGACCACGCCCTTGTCCATCCCTCCCATATCCACCAAACTCGTGATATCATACCAATAAATGTAGGTAACCCCAACCAGGATACACGCGTCCGCCAGCAATGCCGCAGGTCCCAGCTTGGAAATATTCCTGATCCAACTCAAAGGTACCAAAATCACCAACTGCAGCGCGATTAGTCCAGCCGTTGTGAAGCTCCGACTATCCTTCATCACCGCCTCGAAGAATGTCAACAAATTCTCCGCCACAAACACAATGCCCGCGCATACAAACCCCAACTGACTCAGCGCGATACTCGCCAAAATCAGGCCCCTCATCCTGCCCCCGGCAACGGCATACCCAATCTCGCCATAGCCCCCCCTATacctctccttcagctccaGGAGCAGGTGAAACGCCCACATCGAAATCGCCGACACCCCCACCATGGCCAAGCTGCTAAATAGCAAGCCACCATTGCTAAAGGCCTTGGGCAAGAACATGATCCCCGTCCCGACAAACGCCTTGAGCAGAGTAAAAAAAGTCTTGGTCATGCCggctccctccctcccttctgcctctccttctctttcccGTTGCCTTTGCCGCTCCCTCGTCGTTGTCAAAAGcggcctcctctccccatcttcatcttccgACTCGGACTCCACCGCCTCTTCGTCGCTGTCCTCCAAGTCCTCACCCGCAAAGTGCCCGTACAAATTCAAAAACTCGACAAAGTTTCGCGTGATCGGCATTCGGGCAGCATAGAAGTCATTTGGTTTGgcatttcttcttttctggaGGAGATAGGCCCGGCGGAACCCACCCGGCGCTAACTGGTCGCCCACGCTGAGgccttcctcggcggcgagggagcgGCGGTATTCTCGGGGGTTGTGAAAAGTGTTTGCGCGCCGGTGTACCGAGCCGGATCTGATCTGAGAGGTACCACCGGGACCGCCTTCGGATGCGGCGAGGCGGAAAAGCTCACGGTGGATGTCGCCGCCTtggagtttgagggaggatTCGGCGGCGGTCGAGTGGTTTTTTGTCGTGTTGGCGGTGCTGTTAGAGCGAGAGGTGGTGGCCAAGGCCGGTTTGGACTTGGGCGCGGGGAGGGTAGCGTCGAATTCGGCAGTGAAGCCGGTCGGCAGATGCTCTGCCACGACCTGGGCTTGCACATCGGCCTCGGGGAGAAGATGCTCTCTGTTGGACTTtgccgacgaggacgatgtcgAGCGTTGATTGCCGGCCGAGGAGACGGAAGCGGCACGGTTTACGGACATGGTGACGTCTCGGTCATTCGGTCGTTATTTAGTCGTTCGCATATCGTCGCGGAGGCCCGCTCTGTGGTACTTTTTGGTTGCCAGGTTGAACAGAGGCAAAAAAACCGAACCATTCTCAAGAAGGCGGGCACGTGGCGGGTACCTACGGCTCACAGCACGGCATGCAAAACAAACGTCAGGGATCTGGGGGTCTCCAACTTCAATGATGTCACCAAAAGATGTTCGAGAAGCCCGCCACAGGTCCATGTGCCCAACATTGCCCCCTATAAGTTTCAGATTAGGTATCAGCAAGATATTGGGCAAAGTAGTACACTATGTACTCGAATCGCCAGGGGCGCTATTCTTCATTGGTATCACAATCGGACTGCGCGTGGCGCTGCCCTGATTTattttcccccttttccagtGTTGGTAGGTGTGGACTAAAGTTGCACAGTGTTGCCGTTCCCACCCCCCGGTCACACAACCAGTGATCGAGGCTATCCAGTAGCTCGATTTATCCGTCGCGTAGTTTTCGGGTATCACCGTACAAGATCACTGTTGTTGCACAAGCTTCTGAATGGCCTCAATCTGCGCCAGCACCGAGGAGCTGCTCGTGCCACCGTACGTGTTCCTTCTCTCAACACTCTTCTCAAAGTCGAATACATCAGCAACGTCAGCCTCGAACAAGGGCGAGATCTGCTTGAAGTCGTCGAGGGGAAGCTTGGAGATGGCCACGCCAGCCTCCTCACCCCTGCGGACGATGGCACCGGCGATGTGGTGAGTCTGTCTGAAAGGCACACCCTTGCGGACGAGGTAGTCAGCCACATCGGTGGCGAGCATGTCGTCGGTGAGGGCAGCCTTCATCTTTTCAGGGTAGACCTTGAGGGTGGCAAGTACGCCCTGCATGATCCGCAGGCATGTGGAAACGGTCTTGATGCAGTCAATCATGGGCTCGACAGATTCCTGGAGATCCTTGTTGTAAGAGGTGGGAAGAGACTTGAGGGAGGCAAGGAAACCGGAAGCCTAGTGTGGTCCCATCAGCATTCTTCTTGGGATGAAAACCAGTTGGAAAAGCCTACCTGTCCCATAACTCTGCCAGCCTTACCACGGATGAGCTCCAAGCTGTCGgggttcttcttctggggcATCAGACTGCTGCCAGTGCTGTAGGCATCGGCGACTTGAACAAAGCCAAATTCGGCCGTGGAGAAGAGGATCAGATCCTCGCTGAGGCGGGAGAGATGGGCCATCAACAAACTCGCCCACTGGAGAATGTCCACGACGAAGTCTCGGTCGGCGACACAGGCCAAGCTGTTTGGGTGGACCGAGGCGAAGCCGAGGTCCTTGGCCATAAACTCACGGTCAATGCCAAAGGGGTTGCCGGCGAGGGCGCCGACACCCAGAGGGCAGGCAGATGTCCTCTCCTGCACACCCTTCAGGCGGTTGAGATCGCCAATGAGGAAGGTGGCGTGTGACAGGAGCCAGTGGGAGAAGCGCACTGGTTGGGCGCGCTGGAGATGAGTGTATCCTGGCATCAGGACGGGGAGGTACTCCTTGGCCTGCGCGGCCGTGGTCGCGAGGACATCCTTGAGGATAGCAGCAAGCTGGTCGAGCTGTTCGCCGGCCCAGAGACGCATGTCAACACCGACCTGCTCGTTTCGGGAGCGGCCAGTGTGCAGCTTGCCAGCAGCCTTGCCAATGATCTCGCCCAGGCGGCGCTCATTGGCCGTGTGGATATCCTCGTCTGACTTGACATCGATAACGAACTTGCCCTCGGCCCACTCCTTCTCGACCTGCTGGAGGCCGTTGACGATTTCGCCGAGCTCCTCGTCGGagaggatgttgagcttGTGGAGGGCCTTGGCATAGGTGATGGAGCCGTGGATATCGGCCTTGTAGAGCACCCTGTCAAAGGAAAGGGACTCGTTGAACTGGAACATCAAGTCGTCGATGGCCTCTATTTGTTCGAATGGTGTTAAGCGCGCAAACAACACAATGGCGAGACAATGACAGGTCAATGGGCTTACCGGTAAATCTGCCACCCCAGAGGAGCGTGGGGGTCTGTGTGGGAGCCA
This window encodes:
- a CDS encoding hypothetical protein (EggNog:ENOG503NUT8), producing MLTPKKTLAVMAIFAAIAAAKELPVNLELKAELYDSGIRHEQIMALKNRVWSEFEAQGAYDSRQYKKFSVKKASDFYACTNGFATYIPNDSRYRFRCKELDLYDFKTHAELGSTQGRGAGSWGWTSPDGREFVAIAQLDGTSFAEVTKQGKLVYLGRLPQYITAEPSLWREIKGYKSYIVIGSEAEKHGVQIFDLAKLLTVDPASPVVFSNQKDLAGWWGDALPIGRSHNVLTNEELNYGVAVGFQPRNSTYKAGLLFFDLTDPANPTTLGGSGADGYVHDAQCLVYRGPDEKHVGKDICYGYNEDALTIYDVTDKKNITIISTTSYEGASYTHQGWVLDTQWQQYIIADDEYDEVDARGPAREGYPVSYIWDISSLEKPKQTGHYKHLRKGIDHNQFVKDGFSYQSNYALGISVLDLRSVPRDPTGKGIKEVAYFDTYPEDDHLPGGGNVTFTGTWSHYPFLPSGFIVINTMDRGAFVVKKSKGAAW
- a CDS encoding hypothetical protein (COG:E; EggNog:ENOG503NVU6), which encodes MSVNRAASVSSAGNQRSTSSSSAKSNREHLLPEADVQAQVVAEHLPTGFTAEFDATLPAPKSKPALATTSRSNSTANTTKNHSTAAESSLKLQGGDIHRELFRLAASEGGPGGTSQIRSGSVHRRANTFHNPREYRRSLAAEEGLSVGDQLAPGGFRRAYLLQKRRNAKPNDFYAARMPITRNFVEFLNLYGHFAGEDLEDSDEEAVESESEDEDGERRPLLTTTRERQRQREREGEAEGREGAGMTKTFFTLLKAFVGTGIMFLPKAFSNGGLLFSSLAMVGVSAISMWAFHLLLELKERYRGGYGEIGYAVAGGRMRGLILASIALSQLGFVCAGIVFVAENLLTFFEAVMKDSRSFTTAGLIALQLVILVPLSWIRNISKLGPAALLADACILVGVTYIYWYDITSLVDMGGMDKGVVMFNPDRYTMMVGSAIFTFEGIGLILPIQSSMARPEKFEWLLGVVMLIITIVFTSVGALCYATFGLDTQIEIINNFPQDSKLVNAIQFLYSVAILVGTPVQLFPALRILETKIFGRKSGKKSLKTKWIKNGFRFAMVCLCGVISVLGTGNLDKFVALIGSAACVPLVYVYPAWLHYKGAAETKAAKLGDLAMVVLGLVGMVYTTAVTIINSFM
- the ARG4 gene encoding argininosuccinate lyase (COG:E; BUSCO:EOG092621S9; EggNog:ENOG503NVYH); this encodes MAPTQTPTLLWGGRFTEAIDDLMFQFNESLSFDRVLYKADIHGSITYAKALHKLNILSDEELGEIVNGLQQVEKEWAEGKFVIDVKSDEDIHTANERRLGEIIGKAAGKLHTGRSRNEQVGVDMRLWAGEQLDQLAAILKDVLATTAAQAKEYLPVLMPGYTHLQRAQPVRFSHWLLSHATFLIGDLNRLKGVQERTSACPLGVGALAGNPFGIDREFMAKDLGFASVHPNSLACVADRDFVVDILQWASLLMAHLSRLSEDLILFSTAEFGFVQVADAYSTGSSLMPQKKNPDSLELIRGKAGRVMGQASGFLASLKSLPTSYNKDLQESVEPMIDCIKTVSTCLRIMQGVLATLKVYPEKMKAALTDDMLATDVADYLVRKGVPFRQTHHIAGAIVRRGEEAGVAISKLPLDDFKQISPLFEADVADVFDFEKSVERRNTYGGTSSSSVLAQIEAIQKLVQQQ